A genomic window from Bubalus bubalis isolate 160015118507 breed Murrah chromosome 11, NDDB_SH_1, whole genome shotgun sequence includes:
- the SNAPC5 gene encoding snRNA-activating protein complex subunit 5 isoform X1: protein MLSRLQELRKEEETLLRLKAALHDQLNRLKVEELALQSMISSRREGEMLPSQPTPEPSHDQMLVHVDNEASINQTALELSTRSHVQEEEEEEEEEEEDS from the exons ATGTTGAGCCGGTTGCAGGAGCTGCGCAAGGAGGAGGAGACGCTGCTCCGCTTGAAAGCGGCTCTTCACGACCAGCTGAACCGGCTCAAG GTTGAAGAGCTGGCCCTCCAGTCGATGATTAGTTCTAGAAGAGAAGGTGAGATGCTGCCTTCTCAGCCTACACCGGAACCATCACATGAT CAGATGTTGGTGCATGTAGACAATGAAGCATCAATCAACCAAACTGCACTGGAGTTGAGCACAAGGAGCCATGtgcaagaagaggaggaggaggaggaagaggaggaggaagattcCTGA
- the RPL4 gene encoding 60S ribosomal protein L4 translates to MACARPLISVYSEKGESSGKNVTLPAVFKAPIRPDIVNFVHTNLRKNNRQPYAVSELAGHQTSAESWGTGRAVARIPRVRGGGTHRSGQGAFGNMCRGGRMFAPTKTWRRWHRRVNTTQKRYAICSALAASALPALVMSKGHRIEEVPELPLVVEDKVEGYKKTKEAVLLLKKLKAWNDIKKVYASQRMRAGKGKMRNRRRIQRRGPCIIYNEDNGIIKAFRNIPGITLLNVSKLNILKLAPGGHVGRFCIWTESAFRKLDELYGTWRKAASLKSNYNLPMHKMLNTDLSRILKSPEIQRALRAPRKKIHRRVLKKNPLKNLRIMLKLNPYAKTMRRNTILRQARNHKIRMDKAAAALEAKSDQKGVQGKKPVVGNKEKKAVGDKKLKKPVVGKKAAGTKKPAAEKKPTEKKPTSEEKKAAA, encoded by the exons ATG gcgtGTGCTCGTCCACTGATATCAGTGTACTCCGAAAAGGGGGAGTCCTCTGGCAAAAATGTCACTTTGCCTGCTGTGTTCAAGGCTCCCATTCGACCCGATATTGTTAACTTTGTTCACACCAACTTGCGCAAAAACAACAGACAGCCCTATGCTGTCAGTGAATTAGCAG GTCATCAAACCAGTGCTGAGTCTTGGGGTACCGGCAGAGCTGTGGCTCGAATTCCCAGGGTTCGAGGTGGCGGGACTCATCGTTCCGGTCAGGGCGCTTTTGGAAAT ATGTGTCGTGGGGGCCGCATGTTTGCGCCAACCAAGACCTGGCGACGTTGGCACCGCAGAGTGAATACGACGCAGAAGCGATACGCCATCTGCTCTGCACTGGCTGCCTCAGCCTTACCGGCGCTGGTCATGTCTAAAG GTCATCGTATAGAGGAAGTTCCTGAACTTCCTTTGGTGGTGGAAGATAAAGTTGAAGGCTACAAGAAGACCAAGGAGGCTGTGTTGCTTCTGAAGAAACTTAAGGCCTGGAATGATATCAAAAAG GTCTATGCCTCTCAGCGAATGAGAGCTGGCAAAGGCAAGATGAGAAACCGTCGCCGTATCCAGCGCAGGGGACCCTGCATCATCTATAATGAGGACAATGGTATCATCAAGGCCTTCAGAAACATACCTG GAATTACTCTGCTTAATGTAAGCAAGCTGAACATTTTGAAACTTGCTCCTGGTGGTCATGTGGGACGTTTCTGCATTTGGACTGAAAGTGCTTTCCGAAAGTTAGATGAGCTGTATGGCACTTGGCGTAAAGCAGCCTCCCTCAAGAGTAACTACAA cCTCCCCATGCACAAGATGCTCAATACAGACCTTAGCAGAATCTTGAAAAGCCCAGAAATCCAAAGAGCACTCCGAGCACCACG GAAGAAGATTCATCGCAGAGTCCTGAAAAAGAATCCACTGAAAAACCTGAGAATCATGTTGAAGCTTAATCCATATGCAAAGACCATGCGCAGGAACACCATTCTTCGACAGGCCAGGAAT CACAAAATCCGCATGGATaaggcagcagcagcactagAAGCCAAATCAGATCAGAAAGGGGTTCAGGGCAAGAAGCCTGTGgtgggaaacaaagaaaagaaggctGTTGGCGATAAGAAGCTGAAGAAGCCTGTGGTGGGAAAAAAGGCTGCAGGGACCAAGAAACCAGCAGCTGAAAAGAAGCCCACAGAAAAGAAACCCACCTCAGAGGAAAAGAAGGCTGCTGCGTAA
- the SNAPC5 gene encoding snRNA-activating protein complex subunit 5 isoform X2, producing MLSRLQELRKEEETLLRLKAALHDQLNRLKVEELALQSMISSRREGEMLPSQPTPEPSHDMLVHVDNEASINQTALELSTRSHVQEEEEEEEEEEEDS from the exons ATGTTGAGCCGGTTGCAGGAGCTGCGCAAGGAGGAGGAGACGCTGCTCCGCTTGAAAGCGGCTCTTCACGACCAGCTGAACCGGCTCAAG GTTGAAGAGCTGGCCCTCCAGTCGATGATTAGTTCTAGAAGAGAAGGTGAGATGCTGCCTTCTCAGCCTACACCGGAACCATCACATGAT ATGTTGGTGCATGTAGACAATGAAGCATCAATCAACCAAACTGCACTGGAGTTGAGCACAAGGAGCCATGtgcaagaagaggaggaggaggaggaagaggaggaggaagattcCTGA